Proteins co-encoded in one Elusimicrobiota bacterium genomic window:
- the acpP gene encoding acyl carrier protein yields MAEVESRVKEIIVEQLGVDPAEVTTQASFVNDLGADSLDTVELVMAFEEEFGLEIPDEEAEKIQTVGQAVDYIKGHQGSK; encoded by the coding sequence ATGGCAGAAGTAGAATCAAGAGTAAAGGAAATTATTGTTGAGCAGTTAGGTGTTGATCCGGCGGAAGTTACGACACAAGCTTCTTTTGTGAACGATCTTGGTGCAGATTCTTTGGATACCGTAGAATTAGTTATGGCTTTTGAAGAAGAATTTGGCTTGGAAATTCCGGATGAAGAAGCCGAAAAAATTCAAACGGTTGGCCAGGCTGTTGACTACATAAAGGGCCATCAGGGCTCAAAATAA